In Sorghum bicolor cultivar BTx623 chromosome 10, Sorghum_bicolor_NCBIv3, whole genome shotgun sequence, one genomic interval encodes:
- the LOC8069027 gene encoding formimidoyltransferase-cyclodeaminase, whose protein sequence is MLPSSPIPPAQRNAAAVTTTTQAKRDDGATRMVRPALACCKLYISEARNAGALRAIEHAAAALRPAAALVNAFADDAYNRVGYTLVSPLAGDGTGEAPPLHRAAFRVVAAALEAVDLGAHAGAHPRLGVVDHVAFHPLAGARLEDVAALTRAVAADIGENLQVSTYLYGAAHKDGRTLASIRRQLGYFTPTSPGGDQWCGAPDAPLPVAPDAGPVTPSRSKGVVVVGATAWVDNYNVPVRTADVGAARRIARAVSERGGGLASVQAMGLAHGDGAAEVACNLLDPAAVGADQVQERVRRLAAAMGIGVGEGYFTDLSQEKVVELYLQQAAQAEAASRQ, encoded by the exons ATGTTGCCATCGTCTCCAATTCCCCCAGCCCAGAGAAATGCTGCTGCCGTCACGACGACGACGCAGGCGAAGAGGGACGACGGCGCGACGAGGATGGTGAGGCCCGCGCTGGCGTGCTGCAAGCTCTACATCTCCGAGGCCCGCAACGCGGGGGCGCTGCGCGCCATCgaacacgcggcggcggcgctccgccCGGCGGCCGCCCTCGTCAACGCCTTCGCCGACGACGCCTACAACCGGGTCGGGTACACGCTCGTGTCCCCACTCGCGGGCGACGGCACCGGCGAGGCACCGCCGCTGCACCGCGCGGCGTTCCGCGTGGTCGCGGCCGCGCTCGAGGCCGTCGACTTGGGCGCGCACGCCGGCGCGCACCCGCGCCTCGGTGTCGTCGACCACGTTGCCTTCCACCCTCTCGCCGGCGCTCGCCTCGAGGACGTCGCCGCGCTCACCAGGGCCGTCGCGGCGGACATCGGAGAAAATCTTCAAG TGTCTACGTATCTCTACGGCGCAGCTCACAAAGACGGCAGGACGCTGGCGTCCATCAGGAGGCAGCTGGGCTACTTCACGCCGACCTCCCCCGGCGGCGACCAATGGTGCGGCGCGCCGGACGCGCCGCTGCCGGTGGCCCCCGACGCCGGGCCGGTGACGCCGTCCAGGTCCAAgggcgtggtggtggtgggcgcGACGGCGTGGGTGGACAACTACAACGTGCCCGTGCGCACGGCCGACGTCGGCGCGGCGAGGCGCATCGCGCGCGCCGTCAGCGAGCGCGGCGGCGGGCTCGCGTCCGTGCAGGCCATGGGGCTCGCGCACGGCGACGGCGCCGCCGAGGTCGCATGCAACCTGCTCGACCCGGCCGCGGTGGGCGCGGACCAGGTGCAGGAGAGGGTGCGCCGGCTCGCCGCCGCGATGGGAATCGGCGTCGGCGAGGGGTACTTCACCGACTTGTCGCAGGAGAAGGTCGTCGAGCTGTACTTGCAGCAGGCGGCTCAAGCGGAGGCTGCTTCTCGGCAGTGA